ACATCACCAGCGCGCACAGCAGTACGTACGGCAGCATGTACGCGAGCCACAGGCCCAGCGAGCGGAAGTCCGAGTCCTCCACCTGCAGTGGCGCGGCCAGTGCTCCGGACATCCCCGCCTCCTCGAAGCGCACGCGCACCGTGTCGAGGTGCACCTGGTCGAGCACCTCTCCCAATCGCTTGCGGGCGGCCCTCGACTCGGGGCGGCCCGAGTCGAAGTAGACGCGCACGCCGAGGTTCTCCGCGGTGCCCTCGAGGGCGGAGCCCGTCCCCAGGGCGCGCTCCACGGAATCCGGCGTCAGCGCGAGCACCACGTGGGCCTTGCGCTCGTCGAGCAACCGCTTCGCCTCACGAGGGGCGTCCCCGGGCGCCTTCTCGTGGACGCCGGCCCACTCCACACGCTCCATCCCCTTCAGCGCTTCCTGGAGCATCGGCGTCGGGGAGCCCCAGACGACGAGCTTCAGCGGTTTCTCCTCGGTGCTCCGCGCGAGCGCGCCGGATGTCAGCGCGGTCACCACCAGGAGCAGCGGGTAGAGCAGCAGCGGCACGGCGACGAGCAGCGCCAGCGTGCGGCGATCCCTCAGCGCCTCGAGCAGATCCTTCCGGAAGAGGGTACGGGCGATGGACCAGCGCATGGGATACCCCGTTCAGGCGGACCGCGAGGGGAGATAGTGGAGGAAGGCCTCGGTGAGCGTGCGGACTCCGGCGCGGGCGCACACCTCGGGGATGGGACCCTGGTCGAGCACCTGGCCCTGGTGCAGCAGCACCACCCGGTCGCACAGGTAATCGACCTCGCCCATCACGTGCGTGGAGAAGAGGATGGCCTTGCCCGCGTCCTTCGCCGCGCGGATGGCGTCCAGCAGGAAGCGCCCGCTCAGCACGTCCAGCGCCGTGGTGGGCTCGTCCAGGATGAGCGCCGGTGGGTCGTGCAGGAACGCGCGCGCCACGTTCGCCCGCTGCTTTTGCCCCGCCGACAGCGTCCCGCACGGCTTGTCCGCGAACGGCCCCATCTCGAACCGCGCGATGAGCTCCTCCGTGCGCCGCTTCAGCTCCGCCGGCTTCAGCTCGTGCAGCTGGCCGAAGAAGGTCAGCACCTCGCGCGGTGTCAGCCGCTGGGAGAGCGCCGTGTCTCCCGAGAGGAAGCCCAGCCGCTGCTTGATGCCGAAGGCGTCCGTCGCGGTGCTCGACCCCGCCACCACGCCCTCGCCCTCGGACGGCGTGAGGACTCCGGCCAGCATGCGCAGCAGCGTCGTCTTCCCCGCGCCGTTGGGGCCCAGCAGGCCCACCACCTCGCCCGCGGCCACCGTGAAGCTCGCGTCCTTCACGGCCGTGGCGCTCCCGTAGTGCTTCGTCAGCTTCCGGGCTTCGATCATCACGTGTCCCTCCCCCTGGGCTACCCGGTGGCTACTCGGTGCCCCGCGGGACCCAGCTCCGTGCCTTGCCGCGCAACTGCTCCAACCGCCGCCAGTGCTGCTCCACCGCCTCGCGTCCCTTCTCCGTC
This DNA window, taken from Archangium lipolyticum, encodes the following:
- the ccmA gene encoding heme ABC exporter ATP-binding protein CcmA gives rise to the protein MIEARKLTKHYGSATAVKDASFTVAAGEVVGLLGPNGAGKTTLLRMLAGVLTPSEGEGVVAGSSTATDAFGIKQRLGFLSGDTALSQRLTPREVLTFFGQLHELKPAELKRRTEELIARFEMGPFADKPCGTLSAGQKQRANVARAFLHDPPALILDEPTTALDVLSGRFLLDAIRAAKDAGKAILFSTHVMGEVDYLCDRVVLLHQGQVLDQGPIPEVCARAGVRTLTEAFLHYLPSRSA